From a single Theropithecus gelada isolate Dixy chromosome 8, Tgel_1.0, whole genome shotgun sequence genomic region:
- the PABPC1 gene encoding polyadenylate-binding protein 1 isoform X4 codes for MITRRSLGYAYVNFQQPADAERALDTMNFDVIKGKPVRIMWSQRDPSLRKSGVGNIFIKNLDKSIDNKALYDTFSAFGNILSCKVVCDENGSKGYGFVHFETQEAAERAIEKMNGMLLNDRKVFVGRFKSRKEREAELGARAKEFTNVYIKNFGEDMDDERLKDLFGKFGPALSVKVMTDESGKSKGFGFVSFERHEDAQKAVDEMNGKELNGKQIYVGRAQKKVERQTELKRKFEQMKQDRITRYQGVNLYVKNLDDGIDDERLRKEFSPFGTITSAKVMMEGGRSKGFGFVCFSSPEEATKAVTEMNGRIVATKPLYVALAQRKEERQAHLTNQYMQRMASVRAVPNPVINPYQPAPPSGYFMAAIPQTQNRAAYYPPSQIAQLRPSPRWTAQGARPHPFQNMPGAIRPAAPRPPFSTMRPASSQVPRVMSTQRVANTSTQTMGPRPAAAAAAATPAVRTVPQYKYAAGVRNPQQHLNAQPQVTMQQPAVHVQGQEPLTASMLASAPPQEQKQMLGERLFPLIQAMHPTLAGKITGMLLEIDNSELLHMLESPESLRSKVDEAVAVLQAHQAKEAAQKAVNSATGVPTV; via the exons ATGATCACCCGCCGCTCCTTGGGCTACGCGTATGTGAACTTCCAGCAGCCGGCGGACG CGGAGCGTGCTTTGGACACCATGAATTTTGATGTTATAAAGGGCAAACCAGTACGCATCATGTGGTCTCAGCGTGATCCATCACTTCGCAAAAGTGGAGTAGGCAACATATTCATTAAAAATCTGGACAAATCCATTGATAATAAAGCACTGTATGATACATTTTCTGCTTTTGGTAACATCCTTTCATGTAAG GTGGTTTGTGATGAAAATGGTTCCAAGGGCTATGGATTTGTACACTTTGAGACGCAGGAAGCAGCTGAACGAGCTATTGAAAAAATGAATGGAATGCTCCTAAATGATCGCAAAGT ATTTGTTGGACGATTTAAGTCTCGTAAAGAACGAGAAGCTGAACTTGGAGCTAGGGCAAAAGAATTCACCAATGTTTACATCAAGAATTTTGGAGAAGACATGGATGATGAGCGCCTTAAGGATCTCTTTGGCAAGTTTG ggCCTGCCTTAAGTGTGAAAGTAATGACTGATGAAAGTGGAAAATCCAAAGGATTTGGATTTGTAAGCTTTGAAAGGCATGAAGATGCACAGAAA gctGTGGATGAGATGAATGGAAAGGAGCTCAATGGAAAACAAATTTACGTTGGTCGAGCTCAGAAAAAGGTGGAACGGCAGACGGAACTTAAGCGCAAATTTGAACAGATGAAGCAAGATAGGATCACCAGATACCAG ggtGTTAATCTTTATGTGAAAAATCTTGATGATGGTATTGATGATGAACGTCTCCGGAAAGAGTTTTCTCCATTTGGTACAATCACTAGTGCAAAG gtTATGATGGAGGGTGGTCGCAGCAAAGGGTTTGGTTTTGTATGTTTCTCCTCCCCAGAAGAAGCCACTAAAGCAGTTACAGAAATGAACGGTAGAATTGTGGCCACAAAGCCATTGTATGTAGCTTTAGCTCAGCGCAAAGAAGAGCGCCAGGCTCACCTCACTAACCAGTATATGCAGAGAATGGCAAGTGTACGAGCTGTGCCCAACCCTGTAATCAACCCCTACCAGCCAGCACCTCCTTCAGGTTACTTCATGGCAGCTATCCCACAG ACTCAGAACCGTGCTGCATACTATCCTCCTAGCCAAATTGCTCAACTAAGACCAAGTCCTCGCTGGACTGCTCAGGGTGCCAGACCTCATc CATTCCAAAATATGCCCGGTGCTATCCGCCCAGCTGCTCCTAGACCACCATTTAGTACTATGAGACCAGCTTCTTCACAGGTTCCACGAGTCATGTCAACACAGCGTGTTG CTAACACATCAACACAGACAATGGGTCCACgtcctgcagctgcagctgctgcagctACTCCTGCTGTCCGCACCGTTCCACAGTATAAATATGCTGCAGGAGTTCGCAATCCTCAGCAACATCTTAATGCACAGCCACAAGTTACAATGCAACAG CCTGCTGTTCATGTACAAGGTCAGGAACCTTTGACTGCTTCCATGTTGGCATCTGCCCCTCCTCAAGAGCAAAAGCAAATGTTGG GTGAACGGCTGTTTCCTCTTATTCAAGCCATGCACCCTACTCTTGCTGGTAAAATCACTGGCATGTTGTTGGAGATTGATAATTCAGAACTTCTTCATATGCTCGAGTCTCCTGAGTCACTCCGTTCTAAG GTTGATGAAGCTGTAGCTGTACTACAAGCCCACCAAGCTAAAGAGGCTGCCCAGAAAGCAGTTAACAGTGCCACCGGTGTTCCAACTGTTTAA
- the PABPC1 gene encoding polyadenylate-binding protein 1 isoform X1, translating into MNPSAPSYPMASLYVGDLHPDVTEAMLYEKFSPAGPILSIRVCRDMITRRSLGYAYVNFQQPADAERALDTMNFDVIKGKPVRIMWSQRDPSLRKSGVGNIFIKNLDKSIDNKALYDTFSAFGNILSCKVVCDENGSKGYGFVHFETQEAAERAIEKMNGMLLNDRKVFVGRFKSRKEREAELGARAKEFTNVYIKNFGEDMDDERLKDLFGKFGPALSVKVMTDESGKSKGFGFVSFERHEDAQKAVDEMNGKELNGKQIYVGRAQKKVERQTELKRKFEQMKQDRITRYQGVNLYVKNLDDGIDDERLRKEFSPFGTITSAKVMMEGGRSKGFGFVCFSSPEEATKAVTEMNGRIVATKPLYVALAQRKEERQAHLTNQYMQRMASVRAVPNPVINPYQPAPPSGYFMAAIPQTQNRAAYYPPSQIAQLRPSPRWTAQGARPHPFQNMPGAIRPAAPRPPFSTMRPASSQVPRVMSTQRVANTSTQTMGPRPAAAAAAATPAVRTVPQYKYAAGVRNPQQHLNAQPQVTMQQPAVHVQGQEPLTASMLASAPPQEQKQMLGERLFPLIQAMHPTLAGKITGMLLEIDNSELLHMLESPESLRSKVDEAVAVLQAHQAKEAAQKAVNSATGVPTV; encoded by the exons ATGAACCCCAGCGCCCCCAGCTACCCCATGGCCTCGCTCTACGTGGGGGACCTCCACCCCGACGTGACCGAGGCGATGCTCTACGAGAAGTTCAGCCCGGCCGGGCCCATCCTCTCCATCCGGGTCTGCAGGGACATGATCACCCGCCGCTCCTTGGGCTACGCGTATGTGAACTTCCAGCAGCCGGCGGACG CGGAGCGTGCTTTGGACACCATGAATTTTGATGTTATAAAGGGCAAACCAGTACGCATCATGTGGTCTCAGCGTGATCCATCACTTCGCAAAAGTGGAGTAGGCAACATATTCATTAAAAATCTGGACAAATCCATTGATAATAAAGCACTGTATGATACATTTTCTGCTTTTGGTAACATCCTTTCATGTAAG GTGGTTTGTGATGAAAATGGTTCCAAGGGCTATGGATTTGTACACTTTGAGACGCAGGAAGCAGCTGAACGAGCTATTGAAAAAATGAATGGAATGCTCCTAAATGATCGCAAAGT ATTTGTTGGACGATTTAAGTCTCGTAAAGAACGAGAAGCTGAACTTGGAGCTAGGGCAAAAGAATTCACCAATGTTTACATCAAGAATTTTGGAGAAGACATGGATGATGAGCGCCTTAAGGATCTCTTTGGCAAGTTTG ggCCTGCCTTAAGTGTGAAAGTAATGACTGATGAAAGTGGAAAATCCAAAGGATTTGGATTTGTAAGCTTTGAAAGGCATGAAGATGCACAGAAA gctGTGGATGAGATGAATGGAAAGGAGCTCAATGGAAAACAAATTTACGTTGGTCGAGCTCAGAAAAAGGTGGAACGGCAGACGGAACTTAAGCGCAAATTTGAACAGATGAAGCAAGATAGGATCACCAGATACCAG ggtGTTAATCTTTATGTGAAAAATCTTGATGATGGTATTGATGATGAACGTCTCCGGAAAGAGTTTTCTCCATTTGGTACAATCACTAGTGCAAAG gtTATGATGGAGGGTGGTCGCAGCAAAGGGTTTGGTTTTGTATGTTTCTCCTCCCCAGAAGAAGCCACTAAAGCAGTTACAGAAATGAACGGTAGAATTGTGGCCACAAAGCCATTGTATGTAGCTTTAGCTCAGCGCAAAGAAGAGCGCCAGGCTCACCTCACTAACCAGTATATGCAGAGAATGGCAAGTGTACGAGCTGTGCCCAACCCTGTAATCAACCCCTACCAGCCAGCACCTCCTTCAGGTTACTTCATGGCAGCTATCCCACAG ACTCAGAACCGTGCTGCATACTATCCTCCTAGCCAAATTGCTCAACTAAGACCAAGTCCTCGCTGGACTGCTCAGGGTGCCAGACCTCATc CATTCCAAAATATGCCCGGTGCTATCCGCCCAGCTGCTCCTAGACCACCATTTAGTACTATGAGACCAGCTTCTTCACAGGTTCCACGAGTCATGTCAACACAGCGTGTTG CTAACACATCAACACAGACAATGGGTCCACgtcctgcagctgcagctgctgcagctACTCCTGCTGTCCGCACCGTTCCACAGTATAAATATGCTGCAGGAGTTCGCAATCCTCAGCAACATCTTAATGCACAGCCACAAGTTACAATGCAACAG CCTGCTGTTCATGTACAAGGTCAGGAACCTTTGACTGCTTCCATGTTGGCATCTGCCCCTCCTCAAGAGCAAAAGCAAATGTTGG GTGAACGGCTGTTTCCTCTTATTCAAGCCATGCACCCTACTCTTGCTGGTAAAATCACTGGCATGTTGTTGGAGATTGATAATTCAGAACTTCTTCATATGCTCGAGTCTCCTGAGTCACTCCGTTCTAAG GTTGATGAAGCTGTAGCTGTACTACAAGCCCACCAAGCTAAAGAGGCTGCCCAGAAAGCAGTTAACAGTGCCACCGGTGTTCCAACTGTTTAA
- the PABPC1 gene encoding polyadenylate-binding protein 1 isoform X3 produces the protein MNPSAPSYPMASLYVGDLHPDVTEAMLYEKFSPAGPILSIRVCRDMITRRSLGYAYVNFQQPADAERALDTMNFDVIKGKPVRIMWSQRDPSLRKSGVVCDENGSKGYGFVHFETQEAAERAIEKMNGMLLNDRKVFVGRFKSRKEREAELGARAKEFTNVYIKNFGEDMDDERLKDLFGKFGPALSVKVMTDESGKSKGFGFVSFERHEDAQKAVDEMNGKELNGKQIYVGRAQKKVERQTELKRKFEQMKQDRITRYQGVNLYVKNLDDGIDDERLRKEFSPFGTITSAKVMMEGGRSKGFGFVCFSSPEEATKAVTEMNGRIVATKPLYVALAQRKEERQAHLTNQYMQRMASVRAVPNPVINPYQPAPPSGYFMAAIPQTQNRAAYYPPSQIAQLRPSPRWTAQGARPHPFQNMPGAIRPAAPRPPFSTMRPASSQVPRVMSTQRVANTSTQTMGPRPAAAAAAATPAVRTVPQYKYAAGVRNPQQHLNAQPQVTMQQPAVHVQGQEPLTASMLASAPPQEQKQMLGERLFPLIQAMHPTLAGKITGMLLEIDNSELLHMLESPESLRSKVDEAVAVLQAHQAKEAAQKAVNSATGVPTV, from the exons ATGAACCCCAGCGCCCCCAGCTACCCCATGGCCTCGCTCTACGTGGGGGACCTCCACCCCGACGTGACCGAGGCGATGCTCTACGAGAAGTTCAGCCCGGCCGGGCCCATCCTCTCCATCCGGGTCTGCAGGGACATGATCACCCGCCGCTCCTTGGGCTACGCGTATGTGAACTTCCAGCAGCCGGCGGACG CGGAGCGTGCTTTGGACACCATGAATTTTGATGTTATAAAGGGCAAACCAGTACGCATCATGTGGTCTCAGCGTGATCCATCACTTCGCAAAAGTGGA GTGGTTTGTGATGAAAATGGTTCCAAGGGCTATGGATTTGTACACTTTGAGACGCAGGAAGCAGCTGAACGAGCTATTGAAAAAATGAATGGAATGCTCCTAAATGATCGCAAAGT ATTTGTTGGACGATTTAAGTCTCGTAAAGAACGAGAAGCTGAACTTGGAGCTAGGGCAAAAGAATTCACCAATGTTTACATCAAGAATTTTGGAGAAGACATGGATGATGAGCGCCTTAAGGATCTCTTTGGCAAGTTTG ggCCTGCCTTAAGTGTGAAAGTAATGACTGATGAAAGTGGAAAATCCAAAGGATTTGGATTTGTAAGCTTTGAAAGGCATGAAGATGCACAGAAA gctGTGGATGAGATGAATGGAAAGGAGCTCAATGGAAAACAAATTTACGTTGGTCGAGCTCAGAAAAAGGTGGAACGGCAGACGGAACTTAAGCGCAAATTTGAACAGATGAAGCAAGATAGGATCACCAGATACCAG ggtGTTAATCTTTATGTGAAAAATCTTGATGATGGTATTGATGATGAACGTCTCCGGAAAGAGTTTTCTCCATTTGGTACAATCACTAGTGCAAAG gtTATGATGGAGGGTGGTCGCAGCAAAGGGTTTGGTTTTGTATGTTTCTCCTCCCCAGAAGAAGCCACTAAAGCAGTTACAGAAATGAACGGTAGAATTGTGGCCACAAAGCCATTGTATGTAGCTTTAGCTCAGCGCAAAGAAGAGCGCCAGGCTCACCTCACTAACCAGTATATGCAGAGAATGGCAAGTGTACGAGCTGTGCCCAACCCTGTAATCAACCCCTACCAGCCAGCACCTCCTTCAGGTTACTTCATGGCAGCTATCCCACAG ACTCAGAACCGTGCTGCATACTATCCTCCTAGCCAAATTGCTCAACTAAGACCAAGTCCTCGCTGGACTGCTCAGGGTGCCAGACCTCATc CATTCCAAAATATGCCCGGTGCTATCCGCCCAGCTGCTCCTAGACCACCATTTAGTACTATGAGACCAGCTTCTTCACAGGTTCCACGAGTCATGTCAACACAGCGTGTTG CTAACACATCAACACAGACAATGGGTCCACgtcctgcagctgcagctgctgcagctACTCCTGCTGTCCGCACCGTTCCACAGTATAAATATGCTGCAGGAGTTCGCAATCCTCAGCAACATCTTAATGCACAGCCACAAGTTACAATGCAACAG CCTGCTGTTCATGTACAAGGTCAGGAACCTTTGACTGCTTCCATGTTGGCATCTGCCCCTCCTCAAGAGCAAAAGCAAATGTTGG GTGAACGGCTGTTTCCTCTTATTCAAGCCATGCACCCTACTCTTGCTGGTAAAATCACTGGCATGTTGTTGGAGATTGATAATTCAGAACTTCTTCATATGCTCGAGTCTCCTGAGTCACTCCGTTCTAAG GTTGATGAAGCTGTAGCTGTACTACAAGCCCACCAAGCTAAAGAGGCTGCCCAGAAAGCAGTTAACAGTGCCACCGGTGTTCCAACTGTTTAA
- the PABPC1 gene encoding polyadenylate-binding protein 1 isoform X2 — MNPSAPSYPMASLYVGDLHPDVTEAMLYEKFSPAGPILSIRVCRDMITRRSLGYAYVNFQQPADAERALDTMNFDVIKGKPVRIMWSQRDPSLRKSGVGNIFIKNLDKSIDNKALYDTFSAFGNILSCKVVCDENGSKGYGFVHFETQEAAERAIEKMNGMLLNDRKVFVGRFKSRKEREAELGARAKEFTNVYIKNFGEDMDDERLKDLFGPALSVKVMTDESGKSKGFGFVSFERHEDAQKAVDEMNGKELNGKQIYVGRAQKKVERQTELKRKFEQMKQDRITRYQGVNLYVKNLDDGIDDERLRKEFSPFGTITSAKVMMEGGRSKGFGFVCFSSPEEATKAVTEMNGRIVATKPLYVALAQRKEERQAHLTNQYMQRMASVRAVPNPVINPYQPAPPSGYFMAAIPQTQNRAAYYPPSQIAQLRPSPRWTAQGARPHPFQNMPGAIRPAAPRPPFSTMRPASSQVPRVMSTQRVANTSTQTMGPRPAAAAAAATPAVRTVPQYKYAAGVRNPQQHLNAQPQVTMQQPAVHVQGQEPLTASMLASAPPQEQKQMLGERLFPLIQAMHPTLAGKITGMLLEIDNSELLHMLESPESLRSKVDEAVAVLQAHQAKEAAQKAVNSATGVPTV, encoded by the exons ATGAACCCCAGCGCCCCCAGCTACCCCATGGCCTCGCTCTACGTGGGGGACCTCCACCCCGACGTGACCGAGGCGATGCTCTACGAGAAGTTCAGCCCGGCCGGGCCCATCCTCTCCATCCGGGTCTGCAGGGACATGATCACCCGCCGCTCCTTGGGCTACGCGTATGTGAACTTCCAGCAGCCGGCGGACG CGGAGCGTGCTTTGGACACCATGAATTTTGATGTTATAAAGGGCAAACCAGTACGCATCATGTGGTCTCAGCGTGATCCATCACTTCGCAAAAGTGGAGTAGGCAACATATTCATTAAAAATCTGGACAAATCCATTGATAATAAAGCACTGTATGATACATTTTCTGCTTTTGGTAACATCCTTTCATGTAAG GTGGTTTGTGATGAAAATGGTTCCAAGGGCTATGGATTTGTACACTTTGAGACGCAGGAAGCAGCTGAACGAGCTATTGAAAAAATGAATGGAATGCTCCTAAATGATCGCAAAGT ATTTGTTGGACGATTTAAGTCTCGTAAAGAACGAGAAGCTGAACTTGGAGCTAGGGCAAAAGAATTCACCAATGTTTACATCAAGAATTTTGGAGAAGACATGGATGATGAGCGCCTTAAGGATCTCTTTG ggCCTGCCTTAAGTGTGAAAGTAATGACTGATGAAAGTGGAAAATCCAAAGGATTTGGATTTGTAAGCTTTGAAAGGCATGAAGATGCACAGAAA gctGTGGATGAGATGAATGGAAAGGAGCTCAATGGAAAACAAATTTACGTTGGTCGAGCTCAGAAAAAGGTGGAACGGCAGACGGAACTTAAGCGCAAATTTGAACAGATGAAGCAAGATAGGATCACCAGATACCAG ggtGTTAATCTTTATGTGAAAAATCTTGATGATGGTATTGATGATGAACGTCTCCGGAAAGAGTTTTCTCCATTTGGTACAATCACTAGTGCAAAG gtTATGATGGAGGGTGGTCGCAGCAAAGGGTTTGGTTTTGTATGTTTCTCCTCCCCAGAAGAAGCCACTAAAGCAGTTACAGAAATGAACGGTAGAATTGTGGCCACAAAGCCATTGTATGTAGCTTTAGCTCAGCGCAAAGAAGAGCGCCAGGCTCACCTCACTAACCAGTATATGCAGAGAATGGCAAGTGTACGAGCTGTGCCCAACCCTGTAATCAACCCCTACCAGCCAGCACCTCCTTCAGGTTACTTCATGGCAGCTATCCCACAG ACTCAGAACCGTGCTGCATACTATCCTCCTAGCCAAATTGCTCAACTAAGACCAAGTCCTCGCTGGACTGCTCAGGGTGCCAGACCTCATc CATTCCAAAATATGCCCGGTGCTATCCGCCCAGCTGCTCCTAGACCACCATTTAGTACTATGAGACCAGCTTCTTCACAGGTTCCACGAGTCATGTCAACACAGCGTGTTG CTAACACATCAACACAGACAATGGGTCCACgtcctgcagctgcagctgctgcagctACTCCTGCTGTCCGCACCGTTCCACAGTATAAATATGCTGCAGGAGTTCGCAATCCTCAGCAACATCTTAATGCACAGCCACAAGTTACAATGCAACAG CCTGCTGTTCATGTACAAGGTCAGGAACCTTTGACTGCTTCCATGTTGGCATCTGCCCCTCCTCAAGAGCAAAAGCAAATGTTGG GTGAACGGCTGTTTCCTCTTATTCAAGCCATGCACCCTACTCTTGCTGGTAAAATCACTGGCATGTTGTTGGAGATTGATAATTCAGAACTTCTTCATATGCTCGAGTCTCCTGAGTCACTCCGTTCTAAG GTTGATGAAGCTGTAGCTGTACTACAAGCCCACCAAGCTAAAGAGGCTGCCCAGAAAGCAGTTAACAGTGCCACCGGTGTTCCAACTGTTTAA
- the PABPC1 gene encoding polyadenylate-binding protein 1 isoform X5, producing MNPSAPSYPMASLYVGDLHPDVTEAMLYEKFSPAGPILSIRVCRDMITRRSLGYAYVNFQQPADAERALDTMNFDVIKGKPVRIMWSQRDPSLRKSGVGNIFIKNLDKSIDNKALYDTFSAFGNILSCKVVCDENGSKGYGFVHFETQEAAERAIEKMNGMLLNDRKVFVGRFKSRKEREAELGARAKEFTNVYIKNFGEDMDDERLKDLFGKFGPALSVKVMTDESGKSKGFGFVSFERHEDAQKVSCG from the exons ATGAACCCCAGCGCCCCCAGCTACCCCATGGCCTCGCTCTACGTGGGGGACCTCCACCCCGACGTGACCGAGGCGATGCTCTACGAGAAGTTCAGCCCGGCCGGGCCCATCCTCTCCATCCGGGTCTGCAGGGACATGATCACCCGCCGCTCCTTGGGCTACGCGTATGTGAACTTCCAGCAGCCGGCGGACG CGGAGCGTGCTTTGGACACCATGAATTTTGATGTTATAAAGGGCAAACCAGTACGCATCATGTGGTCTCAGCGTGATCCATCACTTCGCAAAAGTGGAGTAGGCAACATATTCATTAAAAATCTGGACAAATCCATTGATAATAAAGCACTGTATGATACATTTTCTGCTTTTGGTAACATCCTTTCATGTAAG GTGGTTTGTGATGAAAATGGTTCCAAGGGCTATGGATTTGTACACTTTGAGACGCAGGAAGCAGCTGAACGAGCTATTGAAAAAATGAATGGAATGCTCCTAAATGATCGCAAAGT ATTTGTTGGACGATTTAAGTCTCGTAAAGAACGAGAAGCTGAACTTGGAGCTAGGGCAAAAGAATTCACCAATGTTTACATCAAGAATTTTGGAGAAGACATGGATGATGAGCGCCTTAAGGATCTCTTTGGCAAGTTTG ggCCTGCCTTAAGTGTGAAAGTAATGACTGATGAAAGTGGAAAATCCAAAGGATTTGGATTTGTAAGCTTTGAAAGGCATGAAGATGCACAGAAAGTAA gctGTGGATGA
- the LOC112629869 gene encoding uncharacterized protein LOC112629869 — MCVPSPEHTLRTLSTNRRGEGEAPPPAPCTYTPRRTRPAPARLTPGPYASVSAEGGGDAEARGRREEKTAGKSREEGRGGGGGGCVVGVGLGRRGGASAQAPRPGKRSSRCVASVGEGRAARGRSSGVSAEAAPPSAPPSPASTRRSVNPSPRRWAVQGASGFLRANHPPRARPLGVSSRRGRPGFSHPSSEGRRARVSGRGPLRARFPKRA, encoded by the coding sequence atgtgtgttccGAGCCCGGAGCACACACTCCGCACTCTCAGCACTAACCGCCGGGGAGAAGGGGAAGCACCGCCTCCTGCACCCTGTACTTATACCCCCCGCCGCACTCGCCCCGCCCCCGCGCGTCTGACGCCAGGGCCCTACGCGAGCGTCAGCGCCGAAGGAGGAGGAGACGCGGAGGccagggggaggagggaagagaaaacagcaggaaagagcagagaggaagggagaggtggCGGCGGCGGAGGCTGCgttgtgggggtggggctggggcgaAGGGGCGGGGCTTCTGCGCAGGCGCCGCGGCCGGGGAAGCGGAGCTCGCGCTGCGTCGCGTccgtgggggaggggagggcggcACGCGGGCGGTCCTCGGGGGTGTCGGCTGAGGCGGCCCCACCTTCCGCCCCGCCCTCCCCCGCCTCCACCAGGAGGAGCGTTAACCCGTCACCGCGGCGGTGGGCGGTGCAAGGGGCTTCCGGGTTCCTACGCGCTAACCACCCCCCACGTGCGCGGCCGCTTGGGGTCTCTTCCCGCCGCGGCCGGCCCGGCTTCTCTCACCCCAGCTCCGAGGGACGCCGGGCACGGGTGAGCGGGCGTGGTCCCCTCCGGGCCCGGTTTCCGAAACGTGCGTAG